Part of the Thermococcus sp. 18S1 genome, TGGCGGTTATTCCGGAGGACCCACCGGTAAGAGAAGCAACGCTTGAGGGCGTTCCAGTCGTCGAGTACAGGCCGAACTCGGCCGGTGCCCGGGCATTCATGGAGCTGGCGGAGAGGATAACCAGGATAGCCGGCCTCAAGGCAAAGGTGATGGGATGATTCTAACTTTCATAGGCACCGCCGGAAGCGGAAAAACAACACTGAGCGGAGCCTTCGGACGTTACCTTGAGGAAAGCGGCTATTCTGTGGGCTACGTTAACCTGGATACCGGTGTTGGAGACCTTCCCTATCCTCCAGATGTCGATGTGAGGGACGACGTTACCGCATGGGAAATAATGGAGGAGGGCTACGGGCCCAACGGCGCGATAGTGGAGAGTTACGACAGGCTTCTCCAGAAGGCGGATGCGTACGTTTCCGGAATAACAAAGCTCGCGGAGGAGAGGGACTACGTTATCATTGACACCCCCGGGCAGATGGAGACCTTTCTTTTCCATGAGTTTGGTGTTAGACTGATGGAGGGCCTGCCCAGCCCCCTAACGGTTTACCTCTTCAGTCCAGACATTCTGAAGAGGCCCGCGGATTTCTGCTTCGCGCGCTTCTTCAGTCTGATGGTAGACCTCCGGATCGGCACCACCACGGTTCCAGCGCTCAGCAAGGTCGACACCGTCGAGAACCTGGACCGCTACCGGAGGTTCCTCGACGACATCGATTACCTCACCTCCCGCCTGAAGCTCGAGCCGTCCACCCAGGGGCTCCTGGCGTACAGGATGTGCTCATCCCTGCCGGAGCTCGCCCCGCCAACGAGGGTCCTCTACCTCTCGGCAATGACCGGTGAAGGCTTCGATGAGCTCGAAACTCTGGCCTATGAGCATTACTGCACCTGCGGGGACCTGACATAGTTCACCCATCCGGTGCAAATTTGGACGGATGTTCAGAATTTCCGGCCGTTTCCTATCACTATCCCACCTCGAAAGCGGGAAGTCTTTTCTTAACGACGACCAACTTCCAGCGGTGGGAGAGCATGTGCCTTGTGGCGGGTGGACTCGGTTCAAATCTCAGGGACAGGTTCATCGTTATGATAAACGCCGGAAAGCACAGGGGAGAGGACAGCTTCGGCGTCTGGACGGACGAGGGAGTACTGAAATCGAGCGACTTCTCAAAGGTTCCCGAAATGCCCGACGGGAAGATAGGTCTCATACAGTGCAGGCTCGCCATGACTGGCTCCCTGGGCTTTACCCAGCCCTTCGTCAATGAGCTGGCCCTCGTCCACAACGGCGAGATATACAACCACCGCGAGCTGAGGGCGTGGCTGGAGGGAAGAGGGGTATCCTTCGAGACGGACGTGGACAGCGAGGTAATCCTCAGGCTCATCGAGTTCTTCCTCGACCGCGGGCTGGACGCCTTCGAGGCGGTTCGGAAGGCGATGCTGATGATGGAGGGGGACTACGCCGTGGCCTTCTCGGACGGCGAGAGGATTCACCTCTTCCGCGACCCGCTGGGTGTAAGGCCGCTGTACCGCTCCCCTGAGGGATTCTTCGCGAGCGAGAAAAAGGTGCTGTGGGCCATTGGGCAGGAGGCCATTCCTGTAGGGCCCGGTGAGCTGGTCACGATTTCGAGGGATGGGGTTGAAGTCAGAAAAGCCCTCCGGCTGGAAGAGCTGAGGAGAAAGCCCCTCGACCCGGAGAGGGCGGTTAAGGCCATCGGCAGGGCCCTGACCTGCTCCGTCCGCCACAGGGTGGGTAAGAAAACCGGGGTTCTCTTCTCCGGGGGACTGGACAGCTCCCTCGTTGCTCTCATCGCCTCGGAGTACTCCGACGTCGTTCTCTACACCGCGGGGATGGAGGGAAGCCCCGACATCGAATGGGCCAGAAGGGCCGCGGATAAGCTCGGCCTGGAGCTCAGGGAGTACGTCTTCGACCTGGACGATGTGAGGGAGGCGGTTCCAAGGGTTGCCTTCGCGATAGAGGAGCCGAACCCCATGAACCTGGCCATCGGGATACCCCTGTACTTCGCCACGCGGCTCGCGAGGGACGACGGCGTCAAGGTTCTCCTGAGCGGGCAGGGGGCGGATGAGCTCTTCGGCGGCTATGCGAAGTACCTGGAGAGGCCCGAGCTCATGGAGGAGGACCTTAGGGGGCTGGGCGAGAGGAACCTCGCCAGGGACGACAAGATAGCCATGCTGAACTCGGTGGAGGGTCGCTTCCCCTTCCTGAGCCTGTCCGTCGTCTCCGCGGCGATCAACACCCCGCTCGACGCGAAGATATCCGGGGGCGTGAGGAAGGCAGTTCTGAGAAAAGCGGCGCTGGAGCTGGGTCTGCCCGAGGAGATTGCCATGAGGGAAAAGAAGGCGGCCCAGTACGGCAGCGGTTCCCAAAAGCTCCTGGAGAAGCTTGCAAAGAGCGAGGGCCTGGGACTGAGGGAATACGCGGAGAAAGTCTTCAGGGAGATTTTTAAACGGGAATAAACGTTCCTGAACGTTCTTTAATAGTCCCGCCCCAAATGGGGCACCTCCACGTTTTTTCCTGCCAGCGGGGCTAACACTGCCGAACGGTTTCGTGAAAAAGGCTTAAATAGGCCCTTTTCCAACGGTAAACTGGTGAGAGAACGTGGAGCTGAAAAAACCGGCAGTCATTTTCATCGGGCTCATCTTCATACTGGCCGTCATCCCGGGGGGAGGCGTCGGGTACGCGTCCGCCGCGAATCAGGGCATCGTTATCCTCGTGACGGACAACGAGGCCGACGAGGCGCTGGCGTACAGCGTGGCCGCCCTGCTTGGTGCCAGGGTTATCGTGAGTCCCTGGGGAACGTACAGCCCTGAGGTCAGCGCGGAGATTCTCAGCGAGGAGCCGGAGAGGGTGATAATAATCGGCGGACCCGTCGCAATCACCGAGGACTACACGGGCGACCTGGACGACTTTGGAATCCCCTACGAGCGCTGGTACGGGGAGACGAGGTACGAGACAAATCTGGCCGTGATAGAGGGGCTGAAGAAGGAGTTCCCGGAGGCTTTCGCGGACATCGGGACCGTGGTAATCGCCAACGGCAGGGACGGACTCGCGCTGAGGGAGTACACCAGGACGGTCAAAATCGGACCCTCCGGGACGCATGGAAGGCTCATCATCCTGACGGACGACGGGAAAACCAACGAGACCCTCGAGGCGCTGGCAAAGTTCAGCGGATTAAAGGGAGTCGTGTACATGACAACGTCGGACGGGGGAGAGCCCCTCTTCCCACTGAACCAGGGAAAGGTTCTGGGATTTGCCCGGGAGCGCTTCGGAAACGACATAGGCACCGAGGAGAAAGTGACCTCGCCGGGGCCAAGGGACACCCTTGAGGTTCTCACGGCCGTTCAGAACAAGACGAACCGGGCGGAGAAGCTGCTCGACGGCCTTCAGATACCCGCCGCCAGAAGGAAGCTCGAAGCCGCCAGGGGGCTGCTCGAGGAGGCGTGGAGTGCGTACAACGCAGGCGACTACTCCAGGGCGTACCTGCTGGCAGTACGTGCGGGGGGAGAGGCGGATTTTGTGATAGCGAGAACGTACGTGGAGATAAGAACCGTGTACCAGGGTTCGGCGGCGGTGAGGCTCCAGAGAAGGCTTTCACAGCTCGAGGTCATGGTAAACGTCCTCAGGGAAAAGGGCTACGATGTGGACGAGATAGAAAGCCTGCTCCAGCAGGCGGAGGATGCCCTCCAGAGGGGGAATTATTCCGAGGTAATCAACGACCTCATACCCCGTATAAAGGAGATGCTGGCAGAAAAAACCGTCTGGAGGCACGGCATGCCCCATCTGCCCAGCCCAGGGGGACGGGACAGGGGCAGACCATAAGTCTTTTTAACGCCTCCCCTCCATTCTTCCCGGTCAAAATGAGGATTCTAATGATCGGTCACTATCCCCCGCACTCCGGCGGCGTTGCCAACCACCTCGATAGCCTTGTGAGAGAGCTCAGAAAACGCCATGAGGTTCACGTTCTGACCTATGGGCCAGTTGAGCCGAGGGAGTTCGAGC contains:
- the asnB gene encoding asparagine synthase (glutamine-hydrolyzing), which gives rise to MCLVAGGLGSNLRDRFIVMINAGKHRGEDSFGVWTDEGVLKSSDFSKVPEMPDGKIGLIQCRLAMTGSLGFTQPFVNELALVHNGEIYNHRELRAWLEGRGVSFETDVDSEVILRLIEFFLDRGLDAFEAVRKAMLMMEGDYAVAFSDGERIHLFRDPLGVRPLYRSPEGFFASEKKVLWAIGQEAIPVGPGELVTISRDGVEVRKALRLEELRRKPLDPERAVKAIGRALTCSVRHRVGKKTGVLFSGGLDSSLVALIASEYSDVVLYTAGMEGSPDIEWARRAADKLGLELREYVFDLDDVREAVPRVAFAIEEPNPMNLAIGIPLYFATRLARDDGVKVLLSGQGADELFGGYAKYLERPELMEEDLRGLGERNLARDDKIAMLNSVEGRFPFLSLSVVSAAINTPLDAKISGGVRKAVLRKAALELGLPEEIAMREKKAAQYGSGSQKLLEKLAKSEGLGLREYAEKVFREIFKRE
- a CDS encoding ATP/GTP-binding protein, whose amino-acid sequence is MILTFIGTAGSGKTTLSGAFGRYLEESGYSVGYVNLDTGVGDLPYPPDVDVRDDVTAWEIMEEGYGPNGAIVESYDRLLQKADAYVSGITKLAEERDYVIIDTPGQMETFLFHEFGVRLMEGLPSPLTVYLFSPDILKRPADFCFARFFSLMVDLRIGTTTVPALSKVDTVENLDRYRRFLDDIDYLTSRLKLEPSTQGLLAYRMCSSLPELAPPTRVLYLSAMTGEGFDELETLAYEHYCTCGDLT